In Fibrobacter sp. UWR2, the following are encoded in one genomic region:
- the rplA gene encoding 50S ribosomal protein L1, producing MFRGKKYKKVAEAFDRNQAYDLKSAIEILKKSEVKFDQTVEIHFNLGVDPKHSDQVVRGTVVLPHGTGRSVRVLVFCKDNNLEIAKNAGADYAGGADLVQKIQEGWLDFDAVVATPDMMPVISKVARVLGPRGMMPSPKAGTVTVNVAQTVKELKAGKISYRVDKGANVHAPVGKLSFTVDQLVENTKSVIDSVVKNKPQSSKGTYIKSLTLTATMAPGIKLDMALTR from the coding sequence ATGTTCAGAGGAAAAAAATACAAAAAGGTTGCTGAAGCTTTTGATCGTAACCAAGCTTACGATTTGAAGTCTGCAATCGAAATACTCAAAAAGTCCGAGGTGAAGTTCGACCAGACGGTCGAAATCCACTTCAATCTCGGTGTGGACCCAAAACATTCCGACCAAGTGGTTCGTGGCACTGTCGTGCTTCCGCATGGTACCGGTCGTTCGGTCCGCGTTCTCGTTTTCTGCAAGGACAACAACCTTGAAATTGCAAAGAACGCTGGCGCAGACTACGCGGGTGGTGCTGACTTGGTTCAGAAGATTCAGGAAGGCTGGCTGGATTTCGACGCCGTCGTTGCTACTCCCGACATGATGCCGGTGATTAGTAAGGTGGCCCGTGTCCTCGGTCCTCGCGGTATGATGCCTTCTCCGAAGGCCGGTACGGTTACGGTTAACGTGGCCCAGACGGTTAAGGAGCTCAAGGCTGGTAAGATTTCTTACCGCGTTGACAAGGGCGCTAACGTCCATGCCCCTGTTGGCAAGCTCTCCTTCACGGTCGACCAGCTGGTTGAAAACACCAAGTCTGTTATCGACTCTGTTGTGAAGAACAAGCCTCAATCTTCTAAGGGCACTTACATCAAGAGCCTCACTCTGACGGCTACGATGGCCCCGGGCATCAAACTTGATATGGCACTGACACGATAG
- the rplJ gene encoding 50S ribosomal protein L10, which produces MKAVVKKQQTVDALVESFKDATAVYLLNYQGITVEKDNALRKALASKGVKYHAVKNTLLKRVLAALKVEGLDDMLTGATSVMVGFADDPLLPAREIEAFHKANPDFLVAKSVFLDGKPMPGSEVVNLAKIPDRKGMIAQIVAIALGPGGKIAGQIKALQEKLEKESGSEAAPEAAPEAAAAPEA; this is translated from the coding sequence ATGAAAGCTGTAGTTAAAAAACAACAGACCGTGGACGCCCTCGTTGAATCCTTCAAGGATGCTACCGCCGTCTACCTGCTCAATTACCAGGGCATCACTGTCGAAAAGGACAACGCCCTCCGTAAGGCTCTCGCTTCCAAGGGTGTCAAGTACCACGCAGTGAAGAATACTCTTCTCAAGCGTGTGCTCGCCGCGCTCAAGGTGGAAGGTCTCGACGATATGCTGACCGGAGCAACATCCGTGATGGTCGGCTTCGCAGATGATCCGCTTCTGCCTGCCCGCGAAATTGAAGCGTTCCACAAAGCTAACCCTGATTTCTTGGTCGCCAAGAGCGTCTTCCTTGATGGAAAGCCGATGCCTGGCTCCGAAGTCGTCAACCTTGCTAAGATCCCGGATCGCAAGGGCATGATCGCTCAGATCGTCGCCATCGCTCTCGGACCTGGTGGCAAGATCGCCGGCCAGATCAAGGCACTCCAGGAAAAGCTGGAAAAAGAATCGGGTTCCGAAGCAGCCCCTGAAGCAGCACCTGAAGCTGCCGCTGCACCGGAAGCTTAA
- the rplL gene encoding 50S ribosomal protein L7/L12: protein MATDIKALGDQIVGLTLLEAKALADYLKETHGIEAAGGVVMAAPAAGAGAAAEEKTEFDVILAEVDPAKKMAVLKEVRAITGLGLGEAKKVVETANSVIKEAAPKADAEALKKKLEELGAKVTLK, encoded by the coding sequence ATGGCAACTGATATCAAGGCACTGGGCGATCAAATCGTTGGTCTTACCCTTCTCGAAGCCAAGGCTTTGGCTGACTACCTTAAGGAAACTCACGGCATTGAAGCCGCTGGTGGCGTCGTAATGGCTGCCCCGGCTGCTGGCGCTGGCGCCGCTGCCGAAGAAAAGACCGAATTCGACGTTATCCTCGCCGAAGTCGATCCGGCCAAGAAGATGGCTGTCCTCAAGGAAGTCCGCGCTATCACGGGTCTCGGCCTCGGTGAAGCTAAGAAGGTCGTTGAGACTGCCAATAGCGTCATCAAGGAAGCCGCCCCGAAGGCTGACGCTGAAGCGCTCAAGAAGAAACTCGAAGAACTCGGAGCAAAGGTTACCCTCAAGTAA
- the rpoB gene encoding DNA-directed RNA polymerase subunit beta has product MTTERKSYSSNKFQLELPYLIEVQKASYEQFLQADIPQEKRLPAGLQRVFQDIFPITDPNGLFSLEYEKYYFGIPKYSIPECRERGLSYNMELYATLALRVFEKDGEDTKLKEEVKNDVLICELPIMTENGTFIINGAERVVVSQLHRSPGVSFDEELQPNGRSDYKSRIIPHRGAWVEFNVESDVLYLSIDRKKKIAATAMLRSIGFETTQDILNLFYKKTEEVVVAEEAEKFNEDGVCELIDRIIFNDVVDESTGEIIVEANSVIDERKLERLRESNVEKIVLLSKDEENLLIHNTLANDKTKSREEALRTIYSVTHQQQDEAPNLQAAENYFDSMFLNDPRKYDLGEVGRYRLNAKVYTPKILNILKEVGEQFKQYNMDKELALPEPTRTTMSKADFLAVIEYMVGLYDGEDGYAKDDIDHLGNRRTRSVGELLANQISVGLSRMSRVIRENLSLHNDDEQTTPRDLVNTRTVSSVVQAFFGSSQLSQFMDQMNPLSELTHKRRLSALGPGGLSRERAGFEVRDVHYTHYGRLCPIETPEGPNIGLINSLASYAIVNHYGFIETPYRIVGLVDFKDAQGNIVKFPEAKWHFGIFKAFVHDPHYFLSQQELTRKEMDSIRMNLDNRQRDLFDSFAGKVFQFSDAEGEVRYFKNGFELDGFNGKADYVQASSSIDQVVSDFITYLTADEEDAFKVAPASTELTDDNRFKEEYVIVRDKSEYPHVLRQDSIEIDDMDVERIDLMDVAPMQIVSVAAGLIPFLEHDDANRALMGSNMQRQAVPLLRAEAPVVGTGLERRAALDSGTVVRAKHDGRVTFVDARNITVQRGNMVNGNFEPLTGLGENYEFLGKDPIDNYTLRKFERSNQDSCVNQKPIVNVGDFVKAGDVLADGVSTDHGELALGKNILIGFLPWNGYNYEDAVIISEELAIKDTFTSIHIEEYELDVRETKRGPEELTREIPNVGEDALRNLDENGVIRVGAEVGPDDILVGKVTPKGETELSPEERLLRAIFGEKAGDVRDSSLKAPPGMKGVVLETRIFCKKEKSDKKSKEKDQETIESIRSNFQTQIDKIKESCREHLLELLGGKAAGKVMDNETHELLIREGQTYTAQNLTAIDVTKVSPASTFVVGDDELQEQVLSLVIVARDNLDTLTRTMEKEIDKVTKGDELKPGVLKSVKVYIAKKRCLSIGDKMAGRHGNKGVVSKIVPVEDMPFTEDGRPLQILLNPMGVPSRMNIGQVLEVHLGWAAKTLGFKVSTPVFDGAKFEDICKELEKAYQKNPIVNYEMDPEHDKIIGKAKLYDGRTGEAFLNPVTIGYMYYLKLGHLVDDKIHARSIGSYALVTQQPLGGKSQFGGQRFGEMEVWAMEAYGAAYTLQELLTVKSDDVTGRSMVYDAIVHGKNTPKPGIPESFNVMIREVHSLGLDIETIGDK; this is encoded by the coding sequence ATGACCACGGAGCGAAAGAGTTATTCCTCCAACAAGTTCCAACTGGAACTGCCGTACTTGATCGAAGTCCAGAAGGCTTCCTACGAGCAATTTTTACAGGCCGACATCCCGCAGGAAAAGCGCTTGCCCGCTGGCCTGCAACGTGTTTTCCAGGACATTTTCCCGATTACTGACCCTAACGGGCTATTCTCCCTGGAATACGAAAAGTATTACTTCGGTATACCGAAATACAGCATCCCTGAATGCCGCGAACGTGGACTTTCCTACAACATGGAACTCTATGCCACGCTCGCCCTTCGCGTGTTCGAAAAGGACGGCGAAGACACCAAGCTTAAGGAAGAAGTCAAGAACGATGTCTTGATTTGCGAACTTCCTATCATGACCGAGAACGGCACGTTCATCATCAACGGTGCTGAACGCGTTGTCGTTTCTCAGTTGCACCGTTCCCCGGGTGTGAGCTTCGACGAAGAGCTCCAGCCGAACGGCCGTTCCGACTACAAGAGCCGCATCATTCCTCATCGTGGTGCGTGGGTCGAATTCAACGTCGAAAGCGACGTGCTCTACCTCTCCATCGACCGCAAGAAGAAGATTGCGGCCACCGCCATGCTCCGCAGCATCGGCTTCGAGACCACTCAGGACATCCTGAACCTCTTCTACAAGAAGACCGAAGAAGTCGTCGTTGCCGAAGAAGCTGAAAAGTTCAACGAAGACGGCGTGTGCGAACTCATCGACCGTATCATCTTCAACGATGTCGTCGACGAATCTACCGGTGAAATCATTGTCGAGGCGAACTCCGTCATCGACGAACGCAAGCTCGAACGCCTGCGCGAAAGCAACGTGGAAAAGATCGTTCTCCTCTCCAAGGACGAAGAAAACCTCCTCATCCACAACACGCTTGCCAACGACAAGACCAAGTCCCGCGAAGAAGCCCTCCGCACGATTTACTCTGTCACGCACCAGCAGCAGGACGAAGCTCCGAACCTGCAGGCTGCCGAAAACTATTTCGATTCCATGTTCCTGAACGACCCGCGCAAGTACGACTTGGGCGAAGTCGGTCGTTACCGTTTGAACGCTAAGGTCTACACTCCGAAGATCCTCAACATCCTCAAGGAAGTGGGCGAGCAGTTCAAGCAGTACAACATGGACAAGGAACTCGCTCTCCCCGAACCGACCCGCACGACGATGAGCAAGGCCGACTTCCTGGCCGTCATCGAATACATGGTCGGCCTCTACGACGGCGAAGACGGTTATGCCAAGGACGATATCGACCACTTGGGCAACCGCCGCACCCGTTCTGTGGGCGAACTCCTCGCTAACCAGATTTCTGTGGGCCTTTCCCGCATGTCTCGCGTCATCCGCGAGAACCTCTCCCTCCACAACGACGACGAACAGACCACTCCGCGCGACCTCGTGAATACCCGCACGGTTTCCTCTGTTGTCCAGGCGTTCTTCGGTTCCAGCCAGCTCTCGCAGTTCATGGACCAGATGAACCCGCTTTCGGAACTTACCCACAAGCGTCGTCTCTCCGCTCTCGGTCCCGGTGGCCTTTCCCGTGAACGTGCGGGCTTCGAAGTCCGTGACGTGCACTACACGCACTATGGCCGCCTCTGCCCGATCGAGACTCCGGAAGGCCCGAACATCGGTCTTATCAACTCCCTCGCGTCTTACGCCATCGTGAACCACTATGGCTTCATTGAGACTCCGTACCGCATTGTCGGTCTCGTCGACTTCAAGGACGCCCAGGGCAATATCGTGAAGTTCCCGGAAGCCAAGTGGCACTTCGGTATCTTCAAGGCCTTCGTGCATGACCCGCACTACTTCCTTTCCCAGCAGGAACTCACCCGCAAGGAAATGGACTCCATCCGCATGAACCTCGACAACCGCCAGCGCGACCTGTTCGACTCGTTCGCCGGCAAGGTGTTCCAGTTCAGCGATGCCGAAGGCGAAGTCCGTTACTTCAAGAACGGCTTCGAACTCGATGGCTTTAACGGCAAGGCCGACTACGTGCAGGCCAGCAGCTCCATCGACCAGGTCGTTTCTGACTTTATCACTTACCTCACCGCCGACGAAGAAGATGCCTTCAAGGTGGCTCCGGCTTCTACCGAGCTCACCGACGACAACCGCTTCAAGGAAGAATACGTCATCGTCCGCGACAAGAGCGAATACCCGCACGTGCTCCGCCAGGACAGCATCGAAATCGACGACATGGATGTCGAACGCATCGACCTCATGGACGTGGCCCCGATGCAGATCGTGTCCGTGGCCGCTGGCCTCATCCCGTTCCTTGAACACGATGACGCTAACCGTGCTTTGATGGGTTCTAACATGCAGCGCCAGGCTGTGCCTCTGCTCCGTGCGGAAGCCCCCGTGGTGGGTACCGGCCTCGAACGCCGCGCCGCCCTCGACTCGGGTACGGTTGTCCGCGCCAAGCACGACGGCCGCGTGACCTTCGTTGACGCCCGCAACATCACGGTGCAGCGCGGCAACATGGTGAACGGCAACTTCGAACCGCTCACCGGTCTCGGCGAAAACTACGAATTCCTCGGCAAGGATCCTATCGATAACTACACGCTTCGCAAGTTCGAGCGCAGTAACCAGGATTCCTGCGTGAACCAGAAGCCTATCGTGAACGTGGGCGACTTCGTCAAGGCTGGCGACGTGCTGGCTGACGGCGTGTCTACCGACCACGGCGAACTGGCCCTCGGTAAGAACATCCTCATCGGCTTCCTCCCGTGGAACGGTTACAACTACGAAGACGCCGTTATCATCTCGGAAGAACTCGCCATCAAGGATACCTTTACTTCCATCCACATCGAAGAATACGAACTCGATGTCCGCGAAACCAAGCGCGGCCCGGAAGAACTCACTCGCGAAATCCCGAACGTCGGTGAAGATGCCCTGCGCAACCTCGACGAGAACGGCGTTATCCGCGTGGGTGCCGAAGTCGGTCCGGATGACATCCTCGTGGGTAAGGTTACCCCGAAGGGCGAAACCGAACTCTCTCCGGAAGAACGTTTGCTCCGTGCCATCTTCGGCGAAAAGGCCGGCGACGTGCGCGACTCCTCCCTCAAGGCTCCTCCGGGCATGAAGGGCGTGGTTCTCGAAACCCGCATCTTCTGCAAGAAGGAAAAGTCCGACAAGAAGAGCAAGGAAAAGGATCAGGAAACCATCGAGAGCATCCGCTCCAACTTCCAGACCCAGATCGACAAGATCAAGGAATCTTGCCGTGAACACCTGCTCGAACTTCTCGGCGGCAAGGCTGCCGGCAAGGTGATGGACAACGAAACTCATGAACTCCTGATCCGCGAAGGCCAGACCTACACGGCTCAGAACCTCACCGCTATCGACGTGACCAAGGTGTCGCCGGCTTCTACCTTTGTGGTGGGTGATGACGAACTCCAGGAACAGGTGCTTTCGCTCGTGATTGTCGCACGCGACAACCTCGACACCCTGACCCGCACGATGGAAAAGGAAATCGATAAGGTCACCAAGGGCGACGAACTCAAGCCGGGCGTTCTGAAGAGCGTCAAGGTCTACATCGCCAAGAAGCGCTGCCTCTCTATCGGTGACAAGATGGCCGGTCGCCACGGTAACAAGGGCGTCGTGTCCAAGATTGTTCCGGTCGAAGACATGCCGTTCACCGAAGACGGTCGCCCGCTCCAGATCCTCCTGAACCCGATGGGCGTGCCTTCCCGTATGAACATCGGTCAGGTGCTTGAAGTTCACCTGGGCTGGGCTGCCAAGACGCTCGGCTTCAAGGTTTCTACGCCGGTGTTTGACGGTGCCAAGTTCGAGGACATCTGCAAGGAACTCGAAAAGGCCTACCAGAAGAACCCGATCGTGAACTACGAAATGGATCCGGAACACGACAAGATTATCGGTAAGGCCAAGCTCTATGACGGCCGCACCGGTGAAGCCTTCCTGAACCCGGTCACCATCGGTTACATGTACTACCTCAAGCTCGGCCACTTGGTGGACGACAAGATCCACGCCCGTTCTATCGGTAGCTACGCCCTCGTGACGCAGCAGCCGCTCGGCGGTAAGAGCCAGTTCGGTGGTCAGCGCTTCGGTGAAATGGAAGTGTGGGCCATGGAAGCTTACGGTGCCGCATACACCCTGCAGGAACTCCTCACCGTCAAGTCTGACGATGTTACGGGTCGTTCCATGGTGTACGATGCCATCGTCCACGGCAAGAACACGCCGAAGCCGGGCATCCCCGAGTCCTTCAACGTTATGATTCGCGAAGTTCATTCTTTGGGTCTTGATATCGAGACCATTGGAGATAAGTAA
- the rpoC gene encoding DNA-directed RNA polymerase subunit beta', with translation MSEEMMENQENSGDISIHLAAPDLIRYWSYGEVTKPETINYRTFKPERDGLFCEKIFGPVKNWECNCGKFKRARYKGVICDRCGVEVTHSRVRRERMGHIELAIPLAHTWFVRNQPCVIGALLGLNTKDLEQVIYYERYVVIDKGDAELEENTLIDENAYQDLVAEGRTFDARMGASAIKLLLDKLDLTALSAKLRDQARSSSKTKVDDAIKRLKVVDAFRKSQMESFRSYYNNPDSSRDNGKAWLKGLAEAVAEFKADYEANHSDFVLVDAYEEFRRKYPNEVRLLANQPSWMILDVLPVIPPDLRPLVPLEGGRFATSDLNELYRRVINRNNRLKKLIDIRAPNVILCNEKRMLQEAVDQLFDSGRRTARTGSARPLKSLAELLKGKQGRFRMNLLGKRVDYSGRSVIVVGPELQMHQCGLPKRMALELYKPFIIQRLEEDGIVYTLKSAKKYVDAERPEVWDILEEIIEDHPVMLNRAPTLHRLGIQAFYPKLIEGNAIRLHPLVCTAFNADFDGDQMAVHLPLSFETQLECRVLMLSSNNILHPASGQPIAVPGQDIVLGLYYLTKPRPGRKGEGMHFYDSAEAIRAYENEVVDLNATVYLKLPAGRKIYTGALEKDCVCVREIADDNGNLEENVKAGEKVKFLTLKEDNVIKTTVGRIIFNEFVPNELGYANETFGKKVIAKSIDDLYRRTGNRVTVEYLDNLKANGYKWATRAGSSVAIAEMVIPEEKQALLDAATEKVNEIRSLYEDGVITDGERYNQIIDVWSKTTSDVAAKQWDLLSHDRDGFNPVYMMADSGARGSRQQIMQLSGMRGLMQKPIKQLGGQEVIENPIKSCFREGLNVMEYFISSHGARKGLADTALKTADAGYLTRRLVDVGQDLVVTEADCGTTNGIEVSAFKDGDDTVIPLEERLLGRAPVEDIKHPVTGEVIVKAGELVTERDLPKISATGLEHIKMRSVLTCESRTGVCSKCYGRMLASGRPVDLGEAVGVLAAQSIGEPGTQLTLRTFHIGGASSRLTVENNKKAVVDGRVELEQVVTVDHEGQKIVTSRMAELVIFDNTGINKGRYQIPYGAIMHVENNAQVKKDQVMFEWDPYNSPIITNVAGKVKLVDLVENKTFRVEKDENTEVETWIVISEKHGGSAKQLRPAISIIDETGAKVGHFMLPDGAILTVHDGDKVTVGSTVAKLPRAAGKTRDITGGLPRVAELFEARKPKNTAVLAPIDGLVTMGKEVRNNQEVIIKMDDREEKVLVPRGVHLAVNEGDRVRAGQKISEGSADPHDILTILGPEEVQRHLVNEIQAVYRLQGVAIADKHIECIVRQMMRKVKVKESGDSELLPGEEISKARLRAENDRLVAQGKTPATFTPMLLGITKASLATDSFISACSFQETTKILTRASIEGQVDPLMGLKENVIMGRLIPCGTGARHLRNVQVTDADAEAEERLRLQNVHAEYGNADSGIQMIDTDMGASDDEDVD, from the coding sequence ATGTCCGAAGAAATGATGGAAAATCAAGAAAATTCCGGCGATATTTCAATTCATCTCGCCGCTCCGGACCTGATCCGTTACTGGTCTTACGGTGAAGTCACCAAGCCCGAGACTATCAACTACCGTACATTCAAGCCGGAACGCGATGGTCTTTTCTGCGAAAAGATTTTCGGACCTGTCAAGAACTGGGAATGCAACTGCGGTAAGTTCAAGCGCGCTCGCTACAAGGGCGTTATCTGCGACCGCTGCGGTGTGGAAGTGACTCACTCCCGCGTCCGTCGCGAACGCATGGGCCATATCGAACTCGCCATTCCTCTCGCACACACCTGGTTCGTCCGTAACCAGCCGTGCGTGATCGGTGCTCTCCTTGGCCTCAACACCAAGGACCTCGAACAGGTTATCTACTACGAACGCTACGTCGTTATCGACAAGGGCGATGCCGAACTCGAAGAGAACACTCTCATCGACGAGAACGCCTACCAGGACCTCGTCGCCGAAGGCCGTACCTTCGACGCCCGCATGGGTGCTTCCGCCATCAAGCTCTTGCTCGACAAGCTCGACCTCACGGCCCTTTCCGCCAAGCTGCGTGACCAGGCCCGTTCCAGCTCCAAGACGAAGGTGGACGATGCCATCAAGCGCCTCAAGGTTGTGGACGCCTTCCGCAAGTCCCAGATGGAAAGCTTCCGTAGCTACTACAACAATCCGGATTCTTCCCGCGACAACGGCAAGGCATGGCTCAAGGGCCTCGCCGAAGCTGTTGCCGAATTCAAGGCCGACTACGAAGCCAACCACAGCGACTTCGTGCTCGTCGACGCCTACGAAGAATTCCGCCGCAAGTACCCGAACGAAGTTCGCCTCCTCGCGAACCAGCCGTCTTGGATGATTCTCGATGTACTTCCGGTGATTCCGCCTGACCTGCGCCCGCTCGTTCCGCTCGAAGGCGGCCGCTTTGCGACCTCCGACCTGAACGAACTCTACCGTCGCGTCATCAACCGCAACAACCGCTTGAAGAAGCTCATCGACATCCGTGCCCCTAACGTGATTCTCTGCAACGAAAAGCGCATGCTCCAGGAAGCCGTCGACCAGCTGTTCGACAGTGGCCGCCGTACCGCACGTACTGGCAGCGCGCGCCCGCTCAAGAGCCTCGCAGAACTCCTCAAGGGTAAGCAGGGTCGCTTCCGTATGAACCTCCTCGGTAAGCGTGTGGACTACTCCGGCCGTTCCGTCATTGTGGTGGGCCCGGAACTCCAGATGCACCAGTGCGGTCTGCCGAAGCGCATGGCTCTCGAACTTTACAAGCCGTTCATTATCCAGCGCCTGGAAGAAGACGGCATCGTTTACACGCTCAAGTCCGCCAAGAAGTACGTTGACGCCGAACGCCCCGAAGTGTGGGACATCCTCGAAGAAATCATCGAGGACCACCCGGTCATGCTGAACCGCGCCCCGACGCTTCACCGCTTGGGTATCCAGGCCTTCTATCCGAAGCTTATCGAAGGTAACGCCATCCGCCTCCACCCGCTTGTCTGTACCGCATTCAACGCGGACTTCGACGGTGACCAGATGGCTGTGCACCTCCCGCTTTCGTTCGAAACCCAGCTTGAATGCCGCGTGCTCATGCTGTCTTCGAACAACATCCTGCACCCTGCTTCCGGTCAGCCGATTGCCGTGCCGGGCCAGGACATCGTGCTCGGTCTGTACTACCTGACCAAGCCGCGTCCGGGTCGCAAGGGCGAAGGCATGCACTTCTACGATTCTGCCGAAGCCATCCGCGCTTACGAGAACGAAGTTGTCGACCTGAACGCTACCGTCTACCTCAAGCTCCCCGCCGGTCGCAAGATCTACACGGGCGCCCTCGAGAAGGATTGCGTTTGCGTGCGTGAAATCGCCGACGACAACGGCAACCTCGAAGAGAACGTGAAGGCTGGCGAAAAGGTCAAGTTCCTTACCCTCAAGGAAGACAACGTCATCAAGACGACTGTCGGCCGAATCATCTTCAACGAATTTGTTCCCAACGAACTCGGTTATGCTAACGAGACCTTCGGCAAGAAGGTTATCGCCAAGTCCATCGACGACCTGTACCGCCGTACCGGCAACCGCGTGACTGTCGAATACCTCGACAACCTCAAGGCCAACGGTTACAAGTGGGCAACCCGCGCCGGTTCCTCCGTGGCTATCGCCGAAATGGTGATCCCGGAAGAGAAGCAGGCCTTGCTCGATGCCGCTACCGAAAAGGTCAACGAAATCCGCAGCCTTTACGAAGACGGCGTGATTACCGACGGTGAACGTTACAACCAGATCATCGACGTGTGGTCCAAGACCACGAGCGATGTCGCTGCCAAGCAGTGGGACTTGCTCTCTCACGACCGTGACGGCTTCAACCCGGTGTACATGATGGCTGACTCTGGCGCTCGTGGTAGCCGCCAGCAGATTATGCAGCTGTCCGGTATGCGCGGTCTGATGCAGAAGCCTATCAAGCAGCTCGGCGGTCAGGAAGTTATCGAAAACCCGATTAAGTCCTGCTTCCGCGAAGGCTTGAACGTGATGGAATACTTCATCTCGTCTCACGGTGCCCGTAAGGGTCTTGCCGATACCGCCCTTAAGACGGCTGACGCTGGTTACCTTACCCGCCGTCTCGTGGACGTGGGCCAGGACCTCGTCGTTACTGAAGCTGACTGTGGTACCACCAACGGCATTGAAGTTTCCGCCTTCAAGGACGGCGACGATACCGTTATCCCGTTGGAAGAACGTTTGCTCGGTCGCGCCCCGGTCGAAGACATCAAGCACCCGGTTACGGGCGAAGTGATTGTCAAGGCTGGCGAACTCGTTACCGAACGTGACCTCCCGAAGATTTCCGCTACCGGTCTCGAACACATCAAGATGCGTTCCGTGCTCACTTGCGAATCCCGCACTGGCGTGTGCTCCAAGTGCTACGGCCGTATGCTTGCGTCTGGTCGTCCGGTCGACCTCGGCGAAGCCGTGGGTGTGCTCGCTGCACAGTCCATCGGTGAACCGGGTACGCAGCTTACCCTCCGTACGTTCCACATCGGTGGTGCGTCTTCCCGCTTGACTGTCGAGAACAACAAGAAGGCCGTCGTCGATGGCCGCGTCGAACTCGAACAGGTCGTTACCGTGGACCACGAGGGCCAGAAGATTGTTACGAGCCGCATGGCCGAACTCGTCATCTTCGACAATACAGGCATTAACAAGGGTCGTTACCAGATTCCGTACGGCGCCATTATGCACGTCGAGAACAACGCCCAGGTCAAGAAGGACCAGGTGATGTTTGAATGGGATCCGTATAACAGCCCGATTATCACCAACGTGGCCGGCAAGGTCAAGCTCGTCGACCTCGTTGAAAACAAGACATTCCGTGTAGAAAAGGACGAAAACACCGAAGTCGAAACCTGGATCGTTATTAGCGAGAAGCATGGCGGCAGCGCAAAGCAGCTGCGTCCGGCCATCAGCATTATCGACGAAACCGGTGCCAAGGTTGGCCACTTCATGTTGCCGGACGGCGCTATCTTGACCGTTCACGATGGCGACAAGGTGACCGTCGGTTCTACCGTTGCAAAACTCCCGCGTGCCGCAGGTAAGACCCGCGACATTACCGGTGGTCTTCCGCGCGTTGCCGAGCTCTTCGAAGCCCGCAAGCCGAAGAATACCGCCGTGCTCGCCCCGATTGACGGTCTCGTCACGATGGGCAAGGAAGTGCGCAACAACCAGGAAGTTATCATCAAGATGGACGATCGCGAAGAGAAAGTGCTGGTTCCGCGTGGTGTCCACTTGGCGGTCAACGAAGGTGACCGTGTCCGCGCTGGTCAGAAGATCAGCGAAGGCAGTGCAGACCCGCACGATATCCTGACTATCCTCGGACCTGAAGAGGTCCAGCGTCACTTGGTGAACGAAATCCAGGCGGTGTACCGCCTGCAGGGTGTGGCTATCGCAGATAAGCACATCGAATGTATCGTCCGCCAGATGATGCGCAAGGTGAAGGTCAAGGAATCCGGCGATTCCGAACTGCTTCCGGGCGAAGAGATATCCAAGGCACGTCTGCGCGCTGAGAACGACCGCCTGGTCGCTCAGGGCAAGACTCCGGCGACCTTCACGCCGATGCTCCTTGGTATCACTAAGGCCTCCTTGGCGACAGACAGCTTCATCTCTGCCTGCTCGTTCCAGGAAACCACGAAGATCCTTACCCGCGCTTCTATCGAAGGGCAGGTTGACCCGCTCATGGGCCTCAAGGAAAACGTGATTATGGGCCGCCTCATTCCGTGCGGTACTGGTGCCCGCCACCTGAGGAACGTCCAGGTGACCGATGCCGATGCCGAGGCGGAAGAACGCCTGCGTTTGCAGAATGTGCATGCCGAATACGGTAACGCTGACTCCGGAATTCAGATGATTGACACCGATATGGGTGCATCTGATGACGAGGATGTAGACTAA
- the rpsL gene encoding 30S ribosomal protein S12 has product MPTIQQLVRNGREQISNKTASVALKSCPQKRGVCTRVYTSTPKKPNSALRKIARVRLSNKMEVTAYIPGEGHNLQEHSIVLIRGGRVKDVPGVRYHIIRGALDTQAVNGRQNGRSKYGVKKKGAAPAKK; this is encoded by the coding sequence GTGCCTACTATTCAACAGCTCGTCCGCAACGGACGTGAACAGATCAGCAACAAGACCGCTTCCGTGGCCTTGAAGTCCTGCCCGCAGAAGCGCGGTGTTTGCACCCGCGTGTACACCAGCACCCCGAAGAAGCCGAACTCTGCTCTTCGTAAGATTGCCCGTGTGCGCCTTTCCAACAAGATGGAAGTTACCGCTTACATCCCCGGTGAAGGCCACAACCTCCAGGAACACTCCATCGTGCTCATCCGCGGTGGTCGTGTGAAGGACGTTCCGGGTGTTCGTTACCACATCATCCGTGGTGCCCTCGATACCCAGGCTGTCAACGGTCGTCAGAACGGCCGCTCCAAGTACGGTGTTAAGAAGAAAGGTGCCGCTCCGGCCAAGAAGTAA